One part of the Maribacter aquivivus genome encodes these proteins:
- a CDS encoding CPBP family intramembrane glutamic endopeptidase produces MNHNGWLRVLAIIIPYFLIVGLFQVAGALLAGIPMGDIDYQETTIQHVIMTAFSFLGTLLLIWLFMKFVDEEKFIEVGLQIKSRNKDIVIGTLLGLIIMTIAYFGLVASKEIVFSKFNFNLQELFLTTVLFILVAILEEVLFRGYIQKNLMLSFNKYVALIVSSVLFALMHGANPNISLFSLLGLFLAGMALGATYMYTKNLWYPIAFHFSWNLFQSLLGFNVSGQDIYSIIEFTVPENNKINGGQFGFEGSIFSLLTELILVFLIIYYYQIKKKPQLIANENI; encoded by the coding sequence ATGAATCATAATGGGTGGTTAAGAGTTTTAGCAATCATAATACCCTACTTTCTAATAGTAGGGTTATTTCAAGTTGCAGGTGCTTTACTAGCAGGCATACCCATGGGCGATATAGACTACCAAGAAACGACCATACAACACGTAATTATGACGGCTTTTTCTTTCTTAGGCACACTTCTACTCATTTGGCTTTTTATGAAATTTGTAGACGAAGAAAAATTTATAGAAGTAGGACTTCAAATTAAAAGCAGAAATAAAGATATTGTTATTGGCACCCTACTCGGGTTAATAATTATGACCATTGCCTATTTTGGTCTAGTAGCTTCCAAGGAGATTGTATTCTCTAAATTCAATTTTAATTTACAAGAATTATTTTTAACCACGGTGTTATTTATACTAGTGGCAATTTTAGAAGAAGTGCTGTTTAGAGGGTATATTCAAAAAAATCTAATGCTCTCATTTAACAAATATGTTGCATTAATAGTTTCTTCTGTACTTTTCGCCTTAATGCATGGTGCCAACCCTAATATAAGTTTGTTTAGTTTACTGGGGCTTTTCTTAGCCGGTATGGCTTTGGGCGCTACATATATGTATACGAAAAATTTATGGTACCCAATAGCATTCCATTTTAGCTGGAATCTCTTTCAGTCATTACTAGGTTTTAATGTTAGTGGGCAAGATATTTATAGTATTATTGAATTTACGGTTCCTGAAAACAACAAAATTAATGGAGGTCAATTTGGCTTTGAAGGCTCTATTTTTTCTCTACTCACTGAATTAATTTTAGTGTTTTTAATCATCTATTATTACCAAATAAAAAAGAAACCCCAATTGATTGCAAATGAAAATATATAA